The following are from one region of the Nitrospirota bacterium genome:
- a CDS encoding phenylacetate--CoA ligase, with protein sequence MYWEPERECMDREELKQLQLEQLQATLSRVYMNVPFYRKKFDEMRVDPDEVRSLDDLRKLPFTTKNDLRDNYPYGLFAVPLREVVRIHASSGTTGMSTVVGYTKNDIKNWSNLVARVLTAGGVTKDDVVQIAFGYSLFTGGFGLHYGAERIGASVIPISSGNTARQIKIMQDFKTTALVCTPSYALLIADTIQEMGIDINLLSLKYGLFGAEPWSEKMRKEIQDKLRIIATDNYGLSEVMGPGVGGECLERNGLHINEDHFLVEIINPETLEPVAPGEIGELVITTLTKEAFPVIRFRTRDLTRLIPEPCPCGRKNVKMQRVMGRTDDMLIIRGVNVFPSQIENVLMSVEGTEPHYQIVVDRKGALDEVTVMVEVSESIFFDEMKKQHELIETIRKRLASELSISVQVKIVEKKTIERTEGKAKRVVDNRKL encoded by the coding sequence ATGTACTGGGAACCGGAAAGAGAATGCATGGACCGCGAGGAGCTGAAGCAGCTCCAGCTTGAGCAGCTCCAGGCTACACTGTCAAGGGTATATATGAATGTGCCGTTTTATCGGAAGAAATTTGATGAGATGCGTGTTGACCCCGATGAAGTCAGATCCCTCGATGACCTGAGAAAACTCCCCTTTACGACCAAAAACGATCTCCGGGACAATTATCCCTACGGTCTCTTTGCCGTGCCGCTGAGGGAAGTAGTCAGGATCCATGCATCTTCCGGCACGACCGGCATGTCAACGGTCGTGGGCTATACAAAAAATGACATCAAGAACTGGTCAAACCTTGTTGCGCGTGTGCTCACCGCGGGCGGCGTCACCAAAGATGACGTTGTCCAGATAGCATTCGGATACAGTCTCTTCACCGGAGGGTTCGGTCTGCACTACGGAGCAGAGCGGATCGGCGCGTCGGTCATCCCGATCTCAAGCGGCAACACGGCCAGACAGATCAAGATCATGCAGGACTTTAAGACAACCGCACTTGTCTGCACGCCAAGCTATGCACTGCTGATTGCTGATACGATCCAGGAGATGGGGATCGATATTAACTTATTGTCCCTCAAATACGGCCTGTTCGGCGCTGAACCCTGGTCAGAAAAGATGCGGAAGGAGATCCAGGACAAGCTCAGGATCATCGCAACAGACAACTATGGTCTGAGCGAAGTGATGGGTCCGGGCGTTGGCGGTGAATGTCTTGAGCGTAACGGTCTGCATATTAACGAAGATCACTTCCTGGTGGAGATCATCAATCCCGAGACCCTTGAGCCCGTTGCCCCGGGCGAAATCGGAGAACTGGTAATAACGACCCTTACCAAGGAAGCCTTCCCGGTCATCAGATTCAGGACGCGGGACCTCACGCGCCTCATTCCTGAGCCCTGCCCCTGCGGGAGAAAGAACGTCAAAATGCAGCGCGTTATGGGCAGGACCGACGACATGCTGATCATCAGGGGTGTCAACGTCTTCCCGTCACAGATTGAAAATGTGTTGATGAGCGTGGAGGGAACAGAGCCCCATTACCAGATCGTGGTTGACCGCAAGGGCGCGCTGGACGAGGTGACAGTGATGGTCGAAGTATCAGAATCGATCTTCTTTGACGAGATGAAGAAGCAGCATGAACTGATCGAGACGATCAGAAAGCGCCTCGCCTCGGAGCTGAGCATATCGGTGCAGGTGAAAATCGTCGAGAAAAAGACCATTGAACGCACTGAAGGCAAGGCAAAAAGAGTGGTCGACAACAGGAAGTTGTAG
- a CDS encoding indolepyruvate oxidoreductase subunit beta — MDKVMNLFLCGVGGQGILLASEVISSACIHSGFDVKQSEVHGMAQRGGSVISHIRFGEKVYSPLIEPGDADLVVSFELLEALRYLPYMNSNTRVIVNTQKILPAPVATGMDTYPADVLDQLKQRKLSVFPIDAFDIARSIGETRAVNMVLVGALSVFLPIQENIFMQVIEKRIPEKIRKVNIDAFLKGKETVRGMRTDS, encoded by the coding sequence ATGGATAAGGTCATGAACCTTTTTCTCTGCGGAGTCGGCGGACAGGGAATCCTCCTTGCAAGCGAGGTGATCTCATCTGCCTGCATTCATTCGGGGTTTGACGTAAAACAGAGCGAAGTGCATGGCATGGCCCAGCGCGGCGGCTCAGTCATATCGCACATCCGCTTCGGCGAAAAAGTCTACTCACCACTCATTGAGCCGGGTGATGCAGACCTTGTTGTCTCCTTTGAATTGCTGGAGGCCCTGCGCTATCTCCCTTATATGAACAGCAACACCCGGGTGATCGTCAATACGCAGAAGATCCTTCCTGCGCCGGTTGCAACCGGCATGGACACGTATCCGGCCGATGTCCTCGACCAGCTCAAACAACGTAAGTTATCGGTCTTTCCGATCGACGCCTTTGATATCGCCCGCTCGATAGGAGAAACCAGGGCGGTCAATATGGTGCTGGTCGGCGCGCTTTCGGTTTTTCTGCCGATCCAGGAGAACATTTTTATGCAGGTGATCGAAAAACGGATACCGGAGAAGATCAGGAAAGTAAATATTGACGCATTCCTGAAAGGGAAAGAGACCGTGCGGGGAATGCGTACTGACTCGTAA
- a CDS encoding ABC transporter ATP-binding protein codes for MLEVHDLSKRFGGLQAVGNVSFSVREGMIKALIGPNGAGKTTLFNLISGVITPDSGVISFCSSEIHRLQPYQVAAKGMSRTFQHIRLFTHMTALENVMIGRHLHGKAGFLAGMMNLPWTSREEKKLRERSLEIMEFLGIADFADTEATSLAYGQQRILEIGRALACEPKLLLLDEPAAGLNMRETAEMAKLIARIRDTGVTVLLVEHDMSLVMNISDEIVVLSYGQKIADDRPLAIQKNPEVIRVYLGEDDA; via the coding sequence ATGCTGGAAGTTCATGATCTCAGCAAGCGTTTCGGCGGACTGCAGGCTGTCGGCAATGTCAGCTTTTCGGTACGCGAGGGGATGATTAAGGCCCTGATCGGTCCAAACGGTGCAGGCAAGACAACGCTGTTTAATCTTATTTCCGGCGTTATCACTCCCGACTCGGGAGTTATCAGCTTCTGCAGTTCCGAAATTCATCGTCTGCAGCCCTACCAGGTGGCGGCAAAAGGTATGTCGCGCACCTTTCAGCATATCCGGCTCTTCACGCATATGACCGCACTTGAAAATGTGATGATCGGCAGGCATCTGCATGGCAAGGCGGGCTTTTTGGCAGGCATGATGAATCTTCCCTGGACTTCACGGGAAGAAAAAAAACTCAGGGAGCGATCCCTCGAAATAATGGAATTCCTCGGCATTGCTGACTTCGCCGATACCGAAGCCACAAGTCTTGCGTACGGCCAGCAGAGGATCCTCGAAATAGGCAGGGCGCTCGCCTGTGAGCCAAAACTGCTGCTTCTGGATGAGCCGGCGGCCGGACTTAATATGCGGGAAACGGCAGAAATGGCAAAGCTTATTGCACGCATCCGCGATACTGGCGTAACCGTACTGCTGGTGGAACATGACATGTCTCTCGTGATGAATATATCCGATGAAATCGTCGTCCTGAGCTATGGCCAGAAGATCGCAGATGACCGGCCTCTCGCGATCCAGAAGAACCCTGAAGTCATCAGGGTCTATCTTGGGGAAGATGATGCTTAG
- a CDS encoding branched-chain amino acid ABC transporter permease: protein MPVVVFGIAIIAVQLLTVFADRPQFMTQFTMTGYYSLVIIGLCLLMGYAGQISLGHAGFFAIGGYISAFLTTHDLTPYKDNIVLAALSKTGILTAAQDLYGGGSLVFHPWAAFITAIVITIAIAYVIGGPVLKLKGHYLAMATLGFGTIVYKLVLGTGFFGAADGLSDIPGFRILPGLEVSGKTGIRVQNYYIAWGLVVLGMLLLTNLIHSRVGRALRSIHSAEDAANAMGVNTTRYKLQIFVLSAVFAAMGGVFLTHYNGGIGPSEASIMKSVRYVAIVAIGGMANLWGALSMGIILNFLSLRGYFGSYDDAIFGAILIVIMLFAPEGLLRSEVLQGIKMRFSPGKGSGSKEA, encoded by the coding sequence ATGCCGGTCGTTGTCTTCGGCATCGCCATAATCGCCGTACAGCTCCTGACTGTCTTTGCAGACAGACCCCAGTTCATGACGCAGTTCACCATGACCGGCTACTATTCACTCGTGATAATAGGCCTCTGCCTGCTTATGGGATATGCAGGACAGATATCCCTGGGACATGCCGGTTTCTTCGCCATAGGCGGTTATATTTCGGCGTTTCTTACCACGCACGACCTGACGCCCTACAAAGACAATATCGTGCTCGCCGCACTTTCGAAGACCGGGATACTGACGGCAGCGCAGGACCTTTATGGCGGAGGCTCTCTTGTTTTTCATCCATGGGCAGCCTTCATCACCGCAATAGTGATCACGATAGCAATCGCTTATGTCATAGGCGGCCCTGTTCTGAAGCTCAAGGGCCATTATCTTGCGATGGCAACGCTCGGCTTCGGCACCATTGTCTACAAACTGGTTCTCGGTACCGGATTTTTCGGTGCTGCGGACGGACTTTCCGACATCCCCGGGTTCAGGATACTGCCTGGCCTTGAAGTGAGCGGGAAAACCGGGATAAGAGTTCAGAACTATTATATCGCCTGGGGCCTGGTAGTGCTTGGGATGCTGCTGCTCACCAACCTCATCCATTCGCGCGTCGGCAGGGCACTTCGCTCTATCCATAGCGCAGAGGACGCAGCCAATGCCATGGGTGTAAATACAACAAGGTATAAGCTGCAGATCTTTGTGCTGAGCGCTGTTTTTGCCGCAATGGGAGGGGTATTTCTTACCCACTATAATGGAGGCATCGGTCCGTCTGAGGCGTCGATCATGAAATCAGTCCGCTATGTGGCGATTGTGGCAATAGGCGGGATGGCTAATCTCTGGGGAGCACTGTCCATGGGTATTATTCTGAACTTCCTTTCCCTGCGGGGCTACTTCGGGTCTTATGACGATGCTATCTTCGGCGCGATATTGATCGTTATTATGCTTTTTGCCCCTGAAGGACTGCTCCGCAGTGAAGTCCTTCAGGGCATAAAAATGCGGTTCTCCCCGGGGAAGGGATCAGGGAGCAAAGAGGCATGA
- a CDS encoding branched-chain amino acid ABC transporter permease produces MNIELLSQYLVAGITYGTIYAIVAIGFNIIYNATGIINFAQGEFVMLGGMIAVSLHTIMPLPAAILAAVLATMIIGALIEVIFIRWLDNPSVLRMIIITIGISIFIREAALHIWGEGVRALPYFTGTEVTVFSIGDVHISPQVLWVTGVSAVIVLLLNFFFDYTLLGRQMRACSANRDAAQLCGISAKNMVTLSFILSAGIGALAGCVVSPITYVQYDSGTGLAIKGFTVAILGGLGNSTAAIAAGLLLGIIESFSVSLMPSAFKDVVSITILLLILFVRPSGIFGSAEASRLKEF; encoded by the coding sequence ATGAATATCGAACTTCTCTCCCAATATCTTGTCGCCGGCATAACCTACGGGACGATCTATGCGATCGTCGCGATCGGGTTCAATATCATTTATAACGCCACGGGCATCATCAATTTCGCCCAGGGCGAGTTCGTCATGCTGGGCGGCATGATCGCCGTTTCACTGCATACCATTATGCCCCTGCCTGCGGCAATTCTTGCGGCAGTTCTCGCGACCATGATCATCGGCGCACTTATCGAAGTCATCTTTATCCGCTGGCTCGACAACCCCTCAGTGCTCCGTATGATCATTATCACGATCGGCATATCCATTTTCATCCGTGAGGCAGCGCTCCATATATGGGGCGAGGGCGTTCGCGCCCTTCCCTATTTCACCGGCACGGAGGTGACAGTCTTTTCGATAGGCGATGTGCATATTTCGCCGCAGGTGCTCTGGGTCACCGGCGTCTCTGCCGTGATCGTCCTTCTTCTGAACTTCTTTTTCGACTATACCCTGTTAGGCAGACAGATGCGCGCCTGCTCAGCAAACCGTGATGCCGCACAGCTTTGCGGTATCAGCGCAAAAAATATGGTAACGCTCTCATTTATACTCAGCGCCGGCATCGGCGCACTTGCCGGATGCGTTGTCTCTCCGATCACGTACGTGCAGTATGACAGCGGTACAGGGCTGGCGATCAAGGGCTTCACCGTAGCTATCCTCGGCGGACTCGGCAACAGTACCGCAGCGATTGCCGCAGGGCTGCTTCTCGGCATTATCGAGTCCTTCAGTGTTTCGCTCATGCCTTCAGCATTTAAGGACGTTGTTTCGATCACGATCCTTCTTCTGATACTGTTTGTTCGGCCAAGCGGCATCTTCGGCAGCGCTGAGGCCTCCCGCCTGAAGGAGTTCTGA
- a CDS encoding ABC transporter substrate-binding protein → MKTVKILAVLLLTFMVLAAPAFAKDTIKIGAILAVTGPASFLGAPEAKTLEMLVEDINKKGGIKGMKVELIIKDSGANPEKALSFAKQLIEEDKVLAIIGPSTSGETMKIKSVAEEAKAILLSCAAAEVIVNPVAKYVFKTPQMDKDAVIKIFQQMKAMKLVKAGVLASNTGFGKAGKEQIEKLAAEHGIQVVASEAYDSKATDLTAEVTKVKAAGAEAIINWSIEPAQAIVIKNARQIGFKGPIFQSHGFGNIKYVEAAGEAAEGVIFPAGRLLIADVLPKNHPQKAVLTKYKKDYESKFKEEASTFGGHAYDAMLILTKAIEKAGKADKEAVRSAIEGLKGVVGTAGIFNFTAQDHNGLDINAFEMLTVKKGKFVLLSAPSQKEGASKKK, encoded by the coding sequence ATGAAGACAGTTAAGATTCTGGCAGTACTGTTGTTGACGTTTATGGTCCTCGCAGCACCTGCATTTGCAAAGGACACCATCAAGATCGGGGCGATCCTTGCGGTCACAGGCCCGGCATCATTCCTCGGAGCGCCTGAGGCGAAGACGCTCGAAATGCTCGTTGAGGATATCAACAAAAAAGGCGGCATCAAGGGAATGAAGGTCGAGCTGATCATCAAGGATTCCGGGGCAAACCCCGAGAAGGCGCTGTCGTTTGCAAAGCAGCTGATCGAGGAAGACAAGGTCCTCGCCATCATCGGCCCATCAACGAGCGGTGAGACGATGAAGATCAAGAGCGTGGCTGAAGAGGCAAAGGCAATTCTTCTTTCCTGCGCAGCCGCTGAAGTGATCGTGAACCCTGTCGCAAAGTATGTGTTCAAAACACCCCAGATGGACAAGGACGCGGTGATCAAGATTTTTCAGCAGATGAAAGCCATGAAGCTTGTCAAGGCAGGCGTTCTGGCGAGCAACACCGGCTTCGGCAAGGCAGGCAAGGAGCAGATCGAGAAGCTCGCAGCCGAGCACGGCATTCAGGTGGTTGCCAGTGAAGCGTATGACAGCAAGGCCACAGACCTTACCGCAGAGGTTACCAAGGTAAAGGCTGCAGGCGCAGAAGCGATCATCAACTGGTCCATTGAACCGGCCCAGGCAATCGTGATCAAGAACGCCAGACAGATCGGCTTCAAGGGCCCCATATTCCAGAGCCACGGCTTCGGCAACATCAAATACGTTGAGGCGGCCGGCGAGGCTGCTGAAGGCGTGATCTTTCCTGCCGGCAGGCTCCTCATTGCAGATGTACTGCCGAAGAACCATCCGCAGAAGGCTGTCCTGACCAAATATAAGAAAGACTATGAGTCCAAGTTCAAGGAAGAGGCCAGCACGTTTGGCGGTCATGCGTATGACGCCATGCTCATCCTGACAAAGGCGATCGAAAAGGCCGGCAAGGCTGACAAGGAAGCCGTCCGCAGCGCCATAGAAGGACTTAAGGGCGTAGTAGGCACCGCAGGTATTTTCAACTTTACTGCGCAGGACCATAACGGTCTTGACATCAATGCATTTGAGATGCTGACCGTAAAGAAGGGCAAGTTTGTACTGCTTTCAGCCCCGTCCCAGAAAGAAGGAGCTTCCAAAAAGAAATAG
- a CDS encoding ABC transporter ATP-binding protein, producing MLRIRNLESGYDRLKVLRHISIHVSPGEIVTIIGANGAGKTTLLKTIAGLIRSRAGELFFEKQDIARLSPEKIVFLGCSLVPEGRQVFAPMTVRENLLLGGYVQYRRNKQNEVEEDLERIFGLFPRLREREKQLAGTLSGGEQQMLAMGRALMARPKLIMMDEPSMGLAPLIVKDIFSIVRRLRDEGSTVLLVEQNARAALGIADRGYVLETGRIILEENAEDLLSNRDVQRAYLGRDLDTETTI from the coding sequence ATGCTTAGGATAAGGAACCTCGAATCAGGATACGACCGCCTCAAGGTCCTGAGACATATCTCGATTCATGTCAGCCCCGGAGAGATTGTCACGATCATCGGAGCAAACGGCGCAGGAAAGACAACACTGCTTAAGACCATAGCAGGGCTGATCAGATCACGGGCTGGTGAGTTGTTCTTTGAAAAGCAGGACATAGCACGCCTCTCTCCCGAAAAGATCGTATTTCTCGGTTGTTCGCTCGTCCCCGAGGGCAGACAGGTATTTGCACCGATGACGGTCAGGGAAAATCTGCTGCTGGGCGGGTATGTGCAGTATCGGCGCAACAAACAAAATGAGGTCGAAGAGGACCTTGAGCGCATCTTCGGGCTCTTCCCCAGGCTGAGGGAACGGGAAAAGCAGCTTGCCGGAACGCTCTCCGGGGGAGAACAGCAGATGCTCGCCATGGGCAGAGCCCTGATGGCACGACCGAAACTGATCATGATGGATGAGCCGTCAATGGGCCTTGCGCCGCTTATCGTAAAAGATATTTTTTCGATCGTTCGCCGCCTTCGGGATGAAGGCAGCACGGTCCTGCTCGTCGAGCAGAATGCCAGGGCTGCGCTCGGCATTGCGGACCGGGGATATGTCCTTGAAACGGGAAGGATTATTCTTGAAGAGAACGCCGAAGACCTGCTCTCAAACCGCGATGTACAGAGGGCCTATCTCGGCAGAGACCTTGATACGGAAACAACGATATAG
- a CDS encoding SgcJ/EcaC family oxidoreductase has translation MFTAFFILVSPSLSSAGPKEDVAAVMQTWIDAMSRHNMDEVVALYDSEAVFWGTRSASLRDTPAAVRDYFKLLQTVPPSYKVTLGEQRIRVYGDIAINTGTYTFSEDREGKSVVRPARYSFVYRQRVGRWLIVDHHSSAVPAQQ, from the coding sequence ATGTTCACTGCGTTTTTTATACTGGTATCACCGTCATTGTCGTCGGCAGGGCCGAAGGAAGACGTAGCCGCGGTCATGCAGACATGGATCGATGCAATGAGCAGGCACAATATGGACGAAGTGGTTGCTCTCTATGACTCGGAGGCGGTTTTTTGGGGAACGAGGTCTGCCTCGCTTCGCGACACCCCAGCTGCTGTTCGGGACTACTTCAAACTTCTCCAGACCGTCCCGCCGTCGTATAAGGTCACTCTGGGTGAACAGCGGATCCGGGTATATGGGGACATTGCTATCAACACAGGAACCTACACCTTTTCCGAGGATCGCGAAGGGAAATCAGTCGTACGACCTGCACGATACAGTTTTGTCTATCGGCAGCGTGTCGGCCGCTGGTTAATTGTAGATCACCACTCGTCGGCAGTGCCTGCGCAGCAGTAG
- a CDS encoding ACT domain-containing protein, with protein sequence MSDQPSALSKGLYCSVLAEAGINIRALSLAATTEFGILRLIVNDTEKAKQVLKEKGFTVGKTEVIGVEVADKPGGLAEILNVMKANSINVEYMYAFVQKSAGNAVIIFRFDELEKAIDALQKTGIKIMKGEEIYSI encoded by the coding sequence ATCAGCGACCAGCCTTCAGCTCTCAGTAAAGGATTGTATTGCAGCGTGCTTGCAGAGGCAGGGATCAACATCCGCGCCCTTTCACTGGCAGCCACAACGGAATTCGGCATACTGCGTCTTATCGTAAATGACACCGAAAAGGCAAAGCAGGTACTAAAGGAAAAAGGCTTCACGGTCGGCAAGACCGAGGTGATCGGCGTTGAGGTGGCAGACAAACCGGGAGGTCTGGCAGAGATCCTGAACGTGATGAAGGCCAACAGCATCAATGTCGAATACATGTATGCGTTTGTTCAGAAGTCGGCCGGAAATGCGGTCATCATTTTCCGTTTCGATGAACTGGAAAAGGCAATCGACGCGCTGCAAAAGACAGGTATCAAAATCATGAAAGGCGAAGAGATCTATTCGATCTAA
- a CDS encoding phenylacetate--CoA ligase: MIWNEEFETLPREALEALQLKRLKNLVERVYTAVPYYRKKMDEAGVKPADIKALADLRKLPFTTKEDLRLNYPFGLFAVPFEKVVRIHASSGTTGKPTVVGYTKNDIDAWAELMARTLSAGGAHAGDVVHNAYGYGLFTGGLGAHYGAERLGAAVIPISGGNSKRQIMLMQDFGSTVLMCTPSYALNLADVMKEMGVDPKSLKLRVGLFGAEPWSENMRQEIEARLNIKAIDIFGLSEVMGPGVASECIEEKHGLHVFEDYFIPEIVNPETFEPVPHGELGELVFTTLTKEAFPVIRYRTKDLSRIIDAPCSCGRTFHRMQRITGRTDDMLIIRGVNVFPSQIEHVLMSIEGVEPHYQIIVDRQASLDIMEVQVEVSETIFSDEIKVLEKLGRRIEREIKDLLGVSCKIKLVEPRTIQRSEGKAKRVIDNRKL; this comes from the coding sequence ATGATCTGGAACGAAGAGTTCGAAACACTGCCAAGAGAGGCACTGGAAGCCCTGCAGCTGAAGCGGCTGAAGAATCTTGTCGAGCGGGTTTATACCGCAGTCCCTTATTATCGGAAGAAGATGGACGAGGCAGGCGTAAAGCCGGCTGACATCAAAGCACTCGCGGATCTCAGAAAACTGCCCTTCACCACAAAAGAAGATTTACGCCTGAACTATCCCTTCGGCCTTTTCGCCGTTCCCTTTGAAAAGGTGGTCAGAATCCATGCCTCATCAGGCACGACCGGGAAGCCGACCGTGGTCGGGTATACCAAAAACGATATTGACGCATGGGCAGAACTCATGGCAAGGACCCTCTCGGCAGGCGGCGCACATGCCGGTGATGTTGTGCATAATGCCTATGGGTACGGCCTGTTCACCGGAGGCCTCGGCGCGCATTACGGTGCGGAAAGACTCGGCGCGGCAGTCATCCCGATCTCCGGCGGAAACTCCAAGCGCCAGATCATGCTGATGCAGGACTTCGGCTCGACAGTGCTCATGTGTACACCTTCCTATGCCCTGAACCTTGCTGATGTGATGAAGGAAATGGGTGTAGACCCGAAGAGCCTGAAACTCCGTGTCGGTCTCTTCGGAGCAGAGCCCTGGTCGGAAAATATGCGGCAGGAGATCGAGGCGCGCCTGAACATAAAGGCGATCGATATCTTCGGTCTGAGCGAGGTAATGGGACCGGGTGTTGCCTCCGAGTGCATTGAAGAGAAGCATGGCCTCCATGTGTTTGAAGATTACTTCATCCCTGAGATTGTCAACCCGGAAACCTTTGAGCCCGTGCCGCATGGCGAACTGGGCGAACTGGTCTTTACAACGCTCACTAAAGAGGCCTTCCCGGTCATCCGGTACCGCACGAAAGACCTCTCAAGGATCATTGACGCACCCTGCTCCTGCGGCAGGACCTTCCACCGGATGCAGCGTATAACCGGAAGGACTGATGACATGCTGATCATCAGGGGAGTGAATGTTTTCCCTTCACAGATAGAACATGTGCTGATGTCCATCGAAGGGGTCGAACCCCATTATCAGATTATCGTCGACCGCCAGGCATCCCTCGATATTATGGAAGTGCAGGTGGAGGTAAGCGAAACCATCTTCTCTGACGAGATCAAGGTGCTCGAAAAATTGGGCAGGAGGATCGAACGGGAGATCAAGGACCTGCTGGGCGTCTCCTGCAAAATTAAACTCGTTGAGCCCAGGACCATCCAGCGGTCAGAAGGAAAAGCGAAACGGGTGATCGATAACAGGAAACTGTAA
- a CDS encoding twin-arginine translocation signal domain-containing protein, whose product MEMESGLNRRDFLKYAAATGVLVAAGEALNPGAMAEAATGFTEVDKLTIWILADNYFDSNEPDTKITKRYRSVAGKSMSAQHGLSYYIETVVGGKTSACMFDFGLDPVNVLNNIALLGLDIGKTNAFSLSHGHYDHYTGAISIIRQNQSKIAAGTPFYVGEEAFARRYALRPGATEPTDVGQLSKEDLEALGVRVVETKTPTEIIPGAYVSGKIERVTSYEKGSASQQIKRGDKIEPDTFPGEQAVIFNVKGKGLVVLSGCSHCGIVNTVKHAQKISGTEKVHAIMGGFHLIVAKPELIQNTVADIKAMKPDHIVGTHCTGFRALVAMSREMPDAFTINTSGTKYTFGA is encoded by the coding sequence ATGGAGATGGAAAGTGGATTAAACCGCAGGGATTTTCTTAAGTACGCAGCAGCAACCGGCGTTCTGGTTGCAGCCGGAGAGGCATTGAACCCCGGTGCAATGGCAGAGGCTGCCACGGGTTTCACCGAAGTAGATAAATTGACGATCTGGATACTGGCAGACAACTATTTTGACTCTAATGAGCCTGACACAAAAATTACAAAGCGCTATCGCTCAGTGGCCGGGAAATCAATGAGTGCGCAGCACGGTCTTTCTTATTATATCGAGACGGTTGTTGGTGGAAAGACAAGCGCCTGTATGTTCGATTTCGGGCTTGACCCGGTAAACGTGCTGAACAATATTGCGTTGTTAGGGCTTGATATTGGCAAGACAAATGCCTTCAGCCTGAGCCATGGCCATTACGATCACTATACAGGCGCGATCAGTATCATCAGGCAGAACCAGTCCAAGATTGCTGCTGGAACACCTTTTTATGTGGGCGAGGAGGCCTTTGCCCGGAGATATGCACTTCGCCCTGGAGCAACAGAACCCACTGATGTTGGACAACTAAGCAAAGAAGATCTCGAAGCCCTTGGTGTAAGGGTTGTGGAGACGAAGACCCCGACCGAGATCATCCCCGGCGCGTACGTCAGCGGGAAAATAGAGAGGGTAACGAGCTATGAGAAAGGGTCTGCGTCTCAGCAGATAAAGCGAGGGGACAAGATCGAACCCGACACCTTTCCGGGTGAGCAGGCTGTTATTTTCAACGTAAAGGGGAAAGGCCTTGTGGTCCTTTCCGGGTGCTCGCATTGCGGGATCGTAAACACAGTCAAGCATGCGCAGAAGATCTCAGGCACGGAGAAGGTGCACGCGATCATGGGAGGCTTCCATCTTATTGTTGCGAAGCCTGAGCTTATTCAAAACACTGTTGCAGACATCAAGGCAATGAAGCCCGACCATATCGTAGGCACCCATTGTACCGGGTTCAGGGCGCTGGTGGCCATGAGCAGGGAAATGCCTGATGCCTTCACCATTAATACCTCGGGAACGAAGTATACCTTCGGCGCATAG